A window from Streptomyces sp. NBC_00271 encodes these proteins:
- the hypD gene encoding hydrogenase formation protein HypD, which yields MKYLDEYRDPVLAGQLLDELRRTATRPWRIMEVCGGQTHTLVRQGIDELLPAGMRMIHGPGCPVCVTPLETLDRAMAVAARPGVILTSFGDMLRVPGSDTDLLSLRARGADVRVVYAPMDAVRLAAEHPDREVVFLAVGFETTAPANAMAVLHAARLGLANFSMLVSHVLVPPAMTALLDDPDCEVQAFLAAGHVCAVMGWREYEPIAARHHVPVVVTGFEPLDLLEGILMAVRQLESGRYQVENQYVRAVRRAGNTAAQDTVRHVFRVTDRAWRGIGELPDSGLELAEEYREFDTIRRFDVGGLCPVEDAECIAGGVLTGARLPTDCAAYGTRCTPRHPLGAPMVSSEGTCAAFHTAGRTPRRSTA from the coding sequence ATGAAGTACCTGGACGAGTACCGCGATCCGGTGCTCGCCGGGCAACTGCTGGACGAGCTGCGGCGGACGGCCACGCGCCCCTGGCGGATCATGGAGGTGTGCGGCGGCCAGACCCACACCCTGGTCCGTCAGGGCATCGACGAACTCCTGCCCGCCGGCATGCGGATGATCCACGGCCCGGGCTGCCCGGTCTGTGTCACCCCGCTGGAGACCCTGGACCGGGCCATGGCCGTCGCCGCCCGCCCCGGTGTGATCCTGACCAGCTTCGGCGACATGCTGCGGGTGCCCGGCTCGGACACCGACCTGCTATCGCTGCGGGCGCGGGGCGCGGATGTACGCGTGGTCTACGCCCCGATGGACGCCGTACGCCTGGCCGCCGAACACCCCGACCGCGAGGTCGTGTTCCTCGCCGTCGGCTTCGAGACGACAGCGCCCGCGAACGCGATGGCGGTGCTGCACGCGGCCCGGCTCGGGCTGGCCAACTTCTCGATGCTGGTCAGTCACGTCCTCGTACCGCCGGCCATGACCGCCCTGCTCGACGACCCCGACTGCGAGGTGCAGGCCTTCCTCGCCGCCGGGCACGTGTGCGCGGTGATGGGCTGGCGCGAGTACGAGCCGATCGCCGCCCGCCACCACGTGCCCGTCGTGGTCACCGGCTTCGAGCCGCTGGATCTGCTGGAGGGCATCCTCATGGCCGTACGGCAGCTGGAGTCGGGCCGGTACCAGGTGGAGAACCAGTACGTGAGGGCCGTGCGGCGGGCGGGCAACACCGCGGCGCAGGACACGGTCCGCCACGTGTTCCGGGTGACCGACCGGGCCTGGCGCGGGATCGGCGAGCTGCCCGACAGCGGGCTCGAACTCGCCGAGGAGTACCGCGAGTTCGATACCATCCGACGCTTCGACGTGGGCGGACTGTGCCCGGTCGAGGACGCCGAGTGCATCGCCGGCGGCGTTCTCACCGGGGCCCGGCTGCCCACCGACTGCGCCGCGTACGGCACCCGTTGCACGCCCCGTCATCCCCTCGGCGCGCCCATGGTGTCGTCCGAGGGCACCTGCGCCGCCTTCCACACGGCCGGACGCACTCCCAGGAGGAGCACGGCATGA
- a CDS encoding oxidoreductase produces MAAKLAVFKLASCDGCQLTLLDCEDELLALAGEVEIAHFPEASSAIAPGPYDLSLVEGSITTPEDAERVHTIRTDSRHLVTIGACATAGGIQALRNFADVEEYRRTVYAHPEYISTLATSTPVSTHVDVDFELRGCPVERRQLIEVITAFLAGRKPDVPDHSVCFECKRRGTVCVTVAHGTPCLGPVTHAGCGALCPAYHRGCFGCFSPSGSVNLPALIPLLRRDGLDEDAVGRFLHTFNAAAFDEELSK; encoded by the coding sequence ATGGCAGCGAAACTTGCGGTCTTCAAGCTGGCCTCCTGCGACGGCTGCCAGCTCACCCTGCTGGACTGCGAGGACGAACTCCTGGCGCTGGCGGGCGAGGTGGAGATCGCACACTTCCCGGAGGCGTCGAGCGCGATCGCTCCCGGCCCCTACGATCTGTCCCTCGTCGAAGGCTCGATCACCACGCCCGAGGACGCCGAGCGCGTCCACACGATCCGGACGGACTCGCGTCATCTGGTGACCATCGGGGCGTGCGCGACCGCCGGCGGCATCCAGGCGCTGCGCAACTTCGCGGACGTGGAGGAGTACCGACGCACGGTCTACGCCCACCCCGAGTACATCTCCACACTGGCCACCTCCACCCCCGTGTCAACCCATGTGGACGTCGACTTCGAGCTGCGCGGCTGCCCGGTCGAGCGGCGGCAGCTCATCGAGGTGATCACGGCGTTCCTGGCCGGCCGAAAGCCGGACGTCCCGGACCACAGCGTGTGTTTCGAGTGCAAGCGGCGCGGCACGGTCTGCGTCACCGTCGCCCACGGCACCCCCTGCCTCGGCCCGGTCACGCACGCCGGATGCGGGGCGCTGTGCCCGGCCTACCACCGCGGCTGCTTCGGCTGCTTCAGCCCGTCCGGCTCGGTGAACCTGCCCGCGCTGATCCCGCTGCTGCGCCGCGACGGCCTCGACGAGGACGCCGTGGGCCGGTTCCTGCACACCTTCAACGCCGCCGCTTTCGACGAGGAGTTGTCCAAGTGA
- a CDS encoding Ni/Fe hydrogenase subunit alpha, whose amino-acid sequence MTHRGSRVLHVGSLSRVEGEGALSLHVHDGTVTDARLEIYEPPRFFEAFLRGRSYTEPPDITARVCGICPVAYQMSACAAIEDACGVAVDPVIRDLRRLLYCGEWIESQALHIYLLHAPDFLGRPSAIDLARTHRTEVERGLRLKKAGNSLMELLGGRAVHPVNVRLGGFHRAPVRTELRTLNEELKHALDDAWATVRWVAGFEFPDASVEADLFALTEPDTYAIEGGTPTVLRADGTNSHFPVREFTEHVSETHVAHSTALHSRLDGRLHLTGSLARFAISGRLLSPLALEAAVEAGLGDPREGAVCRNPYRSILVRAVETVYAVAEALRIIDGYEPPAHPYTEVPPVAGVGHGATEAPRGLLYHRYELDGDGVVQSALLVPPTAQNQGAIEDDLRRLAQHAIREHDPDDDELTSLCERAIRNHDPCISCSTHFLDLTVVRTSGTTAGGCDA is encoded by the coding sequence GTGACGCATCGTGGATCACGCGTGCTGCACGTCGGCTCGCTGTCCCGGGTCGAGGGCGAGGGAGCGCTCAGCCTCCATGTGCACGACGGCACGGTCACCGACGCACGGCTGGAGATCTACGAGCCGCCGCGCTTCTTCGAGGCCTTCCTGCGCGGCCGTTCGTACACCGAGCCGCCGGACATCACGGCCCGGGTGTGCGGGATCTGCCCGGTCGCGTACCAGATGAGCGCCTGCGCGGCGATCGAGGACGCCTGCGGGGTGGCGGTCGACCCGGTGATCCGCGACCTGCGCCGGTTGCTGTACTGCGGCGAGTGGATCGAGAGCCAGGCCCTGCACATCTACCTTCTGCACGCCCCGGACTTCCTGGGCCGGCCGAGCGCGATCGACCTGGCCCGCACGCACCGCACCGAGGTCGAGCGCGGGCTGCGGCTGAAGAAGGCCGGAAACTCCCTGATGGAGCTGCTCGGCGGGCGGGCCGTGCACCCGGTCAACGTCCGCCTGGGCGGTTTCCACCGGGCTCCTGTGCGTACCGAACTGCGCACGCTGAACGAGGAGTTGAAGCATGCCCTCGACGACGCGTGGGCGACCGTGCGCTGGGTCGCGGGCTTCGAGTTCCCGGACGCGAGCGTCGAGGCCGACCTGTTCGCGCTGACCGAACCGGACACGTACGCCATCGAGGGCGGCACCCCGACCGTGTTACGGGCCGATGGCACCAACTCGCACTTCCCTGTACGGGAGTTCACCGAACATGTCTCCGAGACACATGTCGCCCACTCCACCGCCCTGCACTCGCGGCTCGACGGACGCCTGCATCTCACCGGCTCCCTCGCCCGGTTCGCGATCAGCGGCCGGCTGCTGTCGCCGCTGGCGTTGGAGGCGGCGGTCGAGGCGGGGCTCGGCGATCCGCGCGAGGGCGCGGTGTGCCGCAATCCGTACCGGTCCATCCTGGTGCGCGCGGTCGAGACCGTGTACGCCGTCGCCGAGGCGCTGCGCATCATCGACGGCTACGAGCCGCCCGCGCACCCGTACACGGAGGTGCCCCCGGTCGCCGGCGTCGGGCACGGAGCCACCGAGGCGCCGCGCGGGCTGCTCTACCACCGCTACGAACTCGATGGCGACGGCGTCGTGCAGAGCGCGCTGCTGGTGCCGCCCACCGCGCAGAACCAGGGTGCGATCGAGGACGACCTGCGCCGCCTGGCCCAGCACGCGATTCGCGAACACGACCCGGACGACGACGAGTTGACGTCTCTTTGCGAGCGGGCGATCCGCAACCACGACCCGTGCATCTCGTGCTCCACCCACTTCCTCGACCTGACCGTCGTCCGTACTTCGGGCACAACCGCGGGAGGCTGCGATGCCTGA
- a CDS encoding CBS domain-containing protein — MPESPYTVSDVMTHTVVAIGSEAPFKQIVELLDQWKVSAVPVLAGEGRVVGVVSEADLLAKEEFRGAPGDDPVMPAKAGAVSAGELMSTPAITVHADASLAQAARIMARRHVKRLPVVDAVGILQGVVSRSDLLKVFLRDDGEIAQEIRRNVLGQLPVTTPLTVEVTEGVVTLGSSLPDRSLAPVVARAVRAVEGVVDIRLDLTHR; from the coding sequence ATGCCTGAATCTCCGTACACCGTGAGCGATGTGATGACCCACACCGTCGTCGCCATCGGGAGCGAGGCCCCTTTCAAGCAGATCGTCGAGCTGCTCGACCAGTGGAAGGTCAGCGCCGTGCCGGTGCTGGCCGGCGAAGGGCGGGTCGTCGGGGTCGTCTCCGAGGCCGATCTGCTGGCCAAGGAGGAGTTCCGGGGTGCCCCTGGAGACGATCCGGTGATGCCCGCCAAGGCGGGCGCGGTGTCCGCGGGTGAACTGATGAGTACCCCGGCCATCACTGTGCACGCGGACGCCTCGCTGGCCCAGGCCGCCCGCATCATGGCGCGGCGGCACGTCAAGCGGCTGCCCGTCGTGGACGCGGTCGGCATCCTGCAGGGCGTGGTCAGCCGCAGCGACCTGTTGAAGGTATTCCTGCGGGACGACGGGGAGATCGCCCAGGAGATCCGGCGCAATGTCCTCGGTCAGCTCCCGGTCACCACCCCGCTGACGGTCGAGGTGACCGAGGGCGTCGTCACGCTGGGCAGTTCCCTCCCCGACCGGTCGCTCGCGCCCGTGGTGGCCCGGGCGGTGCGGGCGGTGGAGGGGGTCGTCGACATCCGGCTCGACCTCACGCACCGATGA